From Streptomyces griseorubiginosus, one genomic window encodes:
- a CDS encoding HAMP domain-containing sensor histidine kinase, whose amino-acid sequence MNRQLIRSYILLVAVAIFLFTVPVAFTLTDQLRDDTRQSVLREANTMALLLGNGDRASCEALAKVATAYGDVEATPTAACDPRLERPTADAALTRAVQRNQPTTDWGSDFVWGENLTVTVPAKGDAAVRIVYSTSDMTKRLWQIWGFRAALAVLVLGAAAAIGAFAARRITAPLRELNSMASKFSDGDLTARSPVTGPPETQTLARTLNQGAERLDTLVASQRIFVADASHQLRTPLTALRLSLDNIADGVDDEFVREDVEQATAEVVRMSRLVNGLLVLARAEAKVTAAEPLALRDIVDERLTVWRPAADERGVTIALRGSVVDDRPSVLASPGHLDQVLDNVLSNALEVSPDGGRITVEVESRADTVVLSVLDEGPGMSDAEKSRAFDRFWRGQGLTGRSGSGLGLAVVKQLVTDDGGTVTLADAPGGGLKVEISLRASPRSGG is encoded by the coding sequence ATGAACCGGCAGCTCATCCGGAGCTACATCCTGCTGGTCGCGGTGGCGATCTTCCTGTTCACGGTGCCGGTGGCGTTCACGCTCACCGATCAACTGCGGGACGACACCCGGCAGTCGGTGCTGCGCGAGGCCAACACCATGGCGCTGCTGCTGGGCAACGGCGACAGGGCCTCCTGCGAGGCGCTGGCCAAGGTCGCAACGGCGTACGGCGACGTGGAGGCGACGCCCACCGCCGCCTGCGACCCGCGGTTGGAGCGGCCCACCGCGGACGCGGCCCTGACCCGGGCCGTGCAACGGAACCAGCCGACGACCGACTGGGGTTCCGACTTCGTGTGGGGCGAGAACCTGACGGTCACCGTCCCCGCCAAGGGCGACGCGGCCGTACGGATCGTCTACTCGACCTCCGACATGACCAAGCGGCTCTGGCAGATCTGGGGCTTCCGGGCGGCCCTCGCCGTGCTCGTCCTCGGTGCGGCCGCCGCGATCGGCGCCTTCGCCGCCCGCCGCATCACCGCGCCGCTGCGGGAACTGAACTCCATGGCCAGCAAGTTCAGCGACGGCGACCTGACCGCCCGCTCCCCGGTGACGGGCCCGCCGGAGACGCAGACCCTCGCCCGCACCCTGAACCAGGGCGCCGAGCGCCTCGACACGCTGGTGGCCTCGCAGCGCATCTTCGTGGCCGACGCCTCCCATCAACTCCGCACTCCGCTCACCGCGTTGCGGCTGTCGCTGGACAACATCGCGGACGGCGTGGACGACGAGTTCGTGCGCGAGGACGTGGAGCAGGCGACGGCGGAGGTGGTCCGGATGAGCCGCCTGGTCAACGGCCTGCTGGTGCTGGCGCGGGCCGAGGCGAAGGTGACCGCGGCCGAGCCGCTCGCCCTGAGGGACATCGTGGACGAACGGCTGACGGTGTGGAGGCCGGCCGCCGACGAGCGCGGAGTCACCATCGCGCTCAGGGGGAGTGTTGTCGACGACCGGCCGTCTGTGCTGGCCAGCCCCGGTCACCTGGACCAGGTGCTGGACAACGTGCTCTCGAACGCCCTGGAGGTCTCGCCGGACGGCGGGCGGATCACCGTCGAGGTGGAGTCCCGGGCGGACACGGTGGTGCTGTCGGTGCTGGACGAGGGACCGGGTATGTCGGACGCCGAGAAGTCCCGTGCCTTCGACCGCTTCTGGCGCGGCCAGGGCCTGACCGGGCGCTCCGGCTCCGGCCTCGGCCTCGCCGTCGTCAAGCAGTTGGTGACCGACGACGGCGGGACCGTGACGCTGGCGGACGCGCCGGGGGGCGGGCTGAAGGTGGAGATCAGCCTTCGGGCATCGCCGAGGAGTGGTGGTTGA
- a CDS encoding SgcJ/EcaC family oxidoreductase, protein MTRRSITKRAAIVTATAIVAVGTVGTVAATAGTDSPKKPTKKEIAGLFTTWNAALQTGDAHKVADLYAKDAVLLPTVSNKVRTNHAEIVDYFEHFLQNKPVGKKVRTIVNVLDTNSAIDTGVYEFTLTDPKTGAKRVVEARYTYEYEKRNGQWKIVNHHSSAMPEG, encoded by the coding sequence ATGACCCGTCGTTCCATAACCAAGCGCGCAGCCATCGTCACCGCCACCGCGATCGTGGCCGTGGGGACCGTCGGCACCGTCGCCGCCACCGCCGGGACGGACAGCCCGAAGAAGCCCACCAAGAAGGAGATCGCGGGCCTGTTCACCACCTGGAACGCGGCCCTGCAGACCGGTGACGCCCACAAGGTCGCCGACCTGTACGCGAAGGACGCGGTGCTGCTGCCCACCGTCTCCAACAAGGTCAGAACCAACCACGCGGAGATCGTCGACTACTTCGAGCACTTCCTGCAGAACAAGCCGGTCGGCAAGAAGGTCCGGACGATCGTCAACGTCCTCGACACCAACTCCGCGATCGACACCGGCGTCTACGAGTTCACCCTCACCGACCCGAAGACCGGCGCCAAGCGGGTCGTCGAGGCCCGCTACACGTACGAGTACGAGAAGCGGAACGGCCAGTGGAAGATCGTCAACCACCACTCCTCGGCGATGCCCGAAGGCTGA
- a CDS encoding sulfite exporter TauE/SafE family protein: protein MIADVLLAGIVLLGSSVQWLTGMGFALVAVPALVLLLGPTEGVVLANCAAGAICCAGLAGGWRLVRPRAMVPLCAAAACTVPAGTWLTRQLPEPWLLLVMGGLVTVAVLLVLRGFAVPALRGTRGAVAAGAVGGFMNSAAGVGGPPFSLYAVNAGWPVREFVPNAMFYGVLVNAVSVASNGIPALDRVQWALVVAAMATGGLIGRTLAPRIPENRARLLVLLLALTGGVTAVAKGLWGL, encoded by the coding sequence GTGATCGCAGACGTGCTGCTGGCGGGCATCGTGCTGCTCGGCTCGTCCGTGCAGTGGCTCACCGGCATGGGTTTCGCGCTGGTCGCCGTACCCGCGCTGGTCCTGTTGCTCGGGCCGACCGAGGGAGTCGTGCTGGCCAACTGCGCGGCCGGGGCGATCTGTTGTGCGGGGCTCGCGGGAGGGTGGCGGCTGGTCCGGCCGCGGGCGATGGTCCCGCTGTGCGCGGCGGCGGCCTGCACGGTACCGGCGGGCACCTGGCTGACCCGGCAACTGCCCGAGCCCTGGCTGCTGTTGGTCATGGGCGGCCTGGTGACGGTGGCCGTCCTGCTGGTGCTGCGCGGCTTCGCGGTACCCGCTCTGCGCGGCACCCGGGGAGCGGTGGCCGCGGGCGCGGTGGGCGGCTTCATGAACTCCGCGGCCGGGGTGGGCGGCCCGCCGTTCTCCCTCTACGCCGTCAACGCGGGCTGGCCGGTACGGGAGTTCGTCCCGAACGCGATGTTCTACGGCGTGCTCGTGAACGCGGTCTCGGTGGCGTCGAACGGGATCCCCGCGCTGGACCGGGTGCAGTGGGCGCTGGTGGTCGCGGCGATGGCCACGGGCGGCCTGATCGGCAGGACCCTCGCGCCCCGGATACCGGAGAACCGGGCCCGCCTGCTCGTCCTGCTGCTGGCCCTGACCGGCGGCGTCACGGCGGTGGCCAAGGGCCTGTGGGGACTGTGA
- a CDS encoding SsgA family sporulation/cell division regulator, with the protein MHVTLQQPTGARLITAADQELAIPVTLRHTSADPLAVHLDFPPHVTADGEVTTWTFARVLLGEGLRTAAGIGNVRVRPAGSTHTYVEFRAPQGLARLRFTTADLLRFLARTYTVVAPDEETVGAELDHGLVELFGGRV; encoded by the coding sequence ATGCACGTCACCCTCCAGCAGCCGACCGGCGCCCGTCTGATCACGGCCGCGGACCAGGAGCTCGCGATCCCCGTGACCCTGCGCCACACCTCCGCGGACCCGTTGGCCGTGCACCTCGACTTCCCGCCCCATGTCACGGCCGACGGCGAGGTGACCACGTGGACCTTCGCGCGGGTGCTGCTGGGGGAGGGGCTGCGGACGGCCGCCGGGATCGGCAACGTCCGCGTCCGCCCGGCCGGTTCGACCCACACGTACGTCGAGTTCCGCGCCCCGCAGGGCCTGGCCCGGCTCCGCTTCACCACCGCCGACCTGCTGCGTTTCCTGGCCCGCACGTACACGGTCGTCGCCCCGGACGAGGAGACCGTGGGCGCCGAACTGGACCACGGGCTGGTGGAGTTGTTCGGGGGGCGGGTGTGA